The following coding sequences are from one Equus caballus isolate H_3958 breed thoroughbred chromosome 27, TB-T2T, whole genome shotgun sequence window:
- the INTS10 gene encoding integrator complex subunit 10 isoform X4 — MSAQGDCEFLVQRARELVQQDLWAAKAWLITARSLYPADFNIQYEMYTIERNAERTATAGRLLYDMFVNFPDQPVVWREISIITSALRNDSQDKQTQFLRSLFETLPGRVQCEMLLKVTEQCFNTLERSEMLLLLLRRFPETVVQHGVGLGEALLEAETIEEQDSPVNCFRKLFVCDVLPLIINNHDVRLPANLLYKYLTKAAEFYINYVTRSTQIENQHQGAQETSDLMSPSKRSSQKYIIEGLTEKSSQIVDPWERLFKILNVVGVRCEWQMDKGRRSYSDILHRMKDLCRYMNNFDNEAHAKYRNQVVYSTMLVFFKNAFQYVNSIQPSLFQGPNAPSQVPLVLLEDVSNVYGDVEIDRNKHIHKKRKLAEGREKTMSSDDEDCSAKGRNRHIVVNKAELANSIEVLESFKLARESWELLSSLDSLDKEFTRICLAWKTDTWLWLRIFLTDMIIYQGQYKKAIASLHHLAALQGSLPQPQITGQGTLEHQRALIQLATCHFALGEYRMTCEKVLDLMCYMVLPFQDGGKSQEEPSKIKPKFRKGSDLKLLPCTSKALMPYCLHLMLACFKLRAFTDSRDDMALGHVIVLLQQEWPRGENLFLKAVNKICQQGNFQYENFFNYVTNIDMLEEFAYLRTQEGGKIHLELLPNQGMLIKHHTVTRGITKGVKEDFRLAMERQVSRCGENLMAVLHRFCVNEKILLLQTLA; from the exons ATGTCGGCGCAGGGGGACTGCGAGTTCCTGGTGCAGCGCGCCCGGGAGCTGGTGCAGCAGGACCTGTGGGCGGCCAAGGCTTGGCTCATCACGGCGCGCAGCCTCTACCCCGCCGACTTCAACATCCAG TACGAGATGTACACCATCGAGCGGAACGCCGAGCGCACCGCCACGGCCGGGAGGCTGCTCTACGACAT gtttgtGAATTTCCCAGATCAGCCGGTGGTGTGGAGAGAAATCAGCATTATTACGTCAGCATTAAGGAACGATTCACAGGATAAACAAACCCAATTTTTAAGAA GTTTATTCGAAACTCTTCCTGGCCGGGTCCAGTGCGAAATGTTGCTGAAGGTTACAGAACAATGCTTCAACACCCTGGAACGATCAGAAATGTTGCTTCTGCTTTTGAGACGCTTCCCTGAAACGGTGGTGCAACATGGG GTTGGCCTTGGGGAGGCACTGTTAGAGGCTGAAACTATTGAAGAACAAGACTCTCCTGTTAACTGCTTTAGAAAATTATTTG TTTGTGACGTCCTTCCTCTAATAATTAACAACCATGATGTTCGATTGCCTGCCAACTTATTATATAAGTACTTGACCAAAGCAGCTGAATTTTATATCAATTATGTCACGAGGTCAACTCAAATAGAGAATCAGCATCAAG GTGCCCAAGAAACATCTGATTTAATGTCACCTAGCAAACGTAGCTCTCAGAAGTACATAATAGAAGGACTGACTGAAAAATCGTCCCAGATTGTGGACCCTTGGGAGAGGTTGTTTAAGATTTTGAATGTCGTTGGAGTGAGATGTGAATGGCAGATGGATAAAGGAAGACG AAGCTATAGTGACATTTTGCATAGAATGAAGGATCTCTGCAGATACATGAACAATTTTGATAATGAAGCTCATGCAAAGTATAGAAACCAAGTGGTTTATTCCACTATGTTGGTCTTCTTTAAGAATGCATTCCAGTATGTCAACAGCATACAACCATCTCTCTTCCAAG GTCCCAATGCCCCAAGCCAAGTTCCACTGGTTCTTCTTGAGGATGTATCAAATGTGTATGGTGATGTAGAAATTGATCGtaataaacacatacacaaaaagaggaaactagctgagggaagagaaaaaaccATG AGTTCAGACGACGAAGACTGTTCGGCAAAAGGAAGGAATCGGCACATTGTCGTCAATAAGGCGGAGCTCGCTAATTCCATTGAGGTGTTAGAAAGCTTTAAACTGGCCAGAGAGAGCTGGGAGCTGCTCTCTTCCCTGGACTCCCTTGACAAGG AATTTACAAGAATCTGTTTGGCCTGGAAGACAGATACTTGGCTTTGGTTAAGAATCTTCCTCACCGACATGATCATCTATCAG GGTCAATATAAAAAGGCAATAGCCAGCCTGCATCATTTAGCAGCTCTCCAGGGATCACTTCCTCAGCCGCAGATCACGGGACAGGGGACCTTGGAGCATCAGAGGGCGCTCATCCAGCTGGCGACTTGCCACTTTGCTCTGGGAGAGTACAGA ATGACGTGTGAGAAGGTCCTTGATTTGATGTGCTACATGGTTCTCCCCTTTCAAGACGGAGGCAAGTCACAGGAGGAACCCTCAAAAATAAAGCCCAAATTTAGAAAAG GTTCGGATCTGAAGCTTCTGCCTTGTACCAGCAAGGCTCTCATGCCGTACTGCCTGCATTTGATGTTAGCTTGTTTTAAG CTCAGAGCTTTCACGGACAGCAGGGATGACATGGCCCTGGGGCACGTGATCGTATTGCTTCAGCAAGAGTGGCCACGGGGAGAGAATCTTTTCTTGAAAGCCGTCAATAAGATTTGCCAACAAGGAAACTTCCAATATGAGAATTTTTTCAATTATGTTACAA ATATTGATATGCTGGAGGAATTCGCCTACTTACGAACTCAGGAAGGTGGGAAGATTCATCTGGAGTTACTGCCCAATCAAGGGATGCTGATCAA GCACCACACGGTCACACGGGGCATCACCAAGGGCGTGAAGGAGGACTTCCGCCTGGCCATGGAGCGCCAGGTGTCCCGCTGTGGGGAGAACCTGATGGCAGTGCTACACAGATTCTGCGTCAACGAGAAGATCTTGCTCCTTCAGACTCTGGCCTGA
- the INTS10 gene encoding integrator complex subunit 10 isoform X7: MSAQGDCEFLVQRARELVQQDLWAAKAWLITARSLYPADFNIQYEMYTIERNAERTATAGRLLYDMFVNFPDQPVVWREISIITSALRNDSQDKQTQFLRSLFETLPGRVQCEMLLKVTEQCFNTLERSEMLLLLLRRFPETVVQHGVGLGEALLEAETIEEQDSPVNCFRKLFVCDVLPLIINNHDVRLPANLLYKYLTKAAEFYINYVTRSTQIENQHQGAQETSDLMSPSKRSSQKYIIEGLTEKSSQIVDPWERLFKILNVVGVRCEWQMDKGRRSYSDILHRMKDLCRYMNNFDNEAHAKYRNQVVYSTMLVFFKNAFQYVNSIQPSLFQGPNAPSQVPLVLLEDVSNVYGDVEIDRNKHIHKKRKLAEGREKTMSSDDEDCSAKGRNRHIVVNKAELANSIEVLESFKLARESWELLSSLDSLDKEFTRICLAWKTDTWLWLRIFLTDMIIYQGQYKKAIASLHHLAALQGSLPQPQITGQGTLEHQRALIQLATCHFALGEYRAPHGHTGHHQGREGGLPPGHGAPGVPLWGEPDGSATQILRQREDLAPSDSGLTGGLSAGGSSEPCNFGGRQTSSEKCCC; this comes from the exons ATGTCGGCGCAGGGGGACTGCGAGTTCCTGGTGCAGCGCGCCCGGGAGCTGGTGCAGCAGGACCTGTGGGCGGCCAAGGCTTGGCTCATCACGGCGCGCAGCCTCTACCCCGCCGACTTCAACATCCAG TACGAGATGTACACCATCGAGCGGAACGCCGAGCGCACCGCCACGGCCGGGAGGCTGCTCTACGACAT gtttgtGAATTTCCCAGATCAGCCGGTGGTGTGGAGAGAAATCAGCATTATTACGTCAGCATTAAGGAACGATTCACAGGATAAACAAACCCAATTTTTAAGAA GTTTATTCGAAACTCTTCCTGGCCGGGTCCAGTGCGAAATGTTGCTGAAGGTTACAGAACAATGCTTCAACACCCTGGAACGATCAGAAATGTTGCTTCTGCTTTTGAGACGCTTCCCTGAAACGGTGGTGCAACATGGG GTTGGCCTTGGGGAGGCACTGTTAGAGGCTGAAACTATTGAAGAACAAGACTCTCCTGTTAACTGCTTTAGAAAATTATTTG TTTGTGACGTCCTTCCTCTAATAATTAACAACCATGATGTTCGATTGCCTGCCAACTTATTATATAAGTACTTGACCAAAGCAGCTGAATTTTATATCAATTATGTCACGAGGTCAACTCAAATAGAGAATCAGCATCAAG GTGCCCAAGAAACATCTGATTTAATGTCACCTAGCAAACGTAGCTCTCAGAAGTACATAATAGAAGGACTGACTGAAAAATCGTCCCAGATTGTGGACCCTTGGGAGAGGTTGTTTAAGATTTTGAATGTCGTTGGAGTGAGATGTGAATGGCAGATGGATAAAGGAAGACG AAGCTATAGTGACATTTTGCATAGAATGAAGGATCTCTGCAGATACATGAACAATTTTGATAATGAAGCTCATGCAAAGTATAGAAACCAAGTGGTTTATTCCACTATGTTGGTCTTCTTTAAGAATGCATTCCAGTATGTCAACAGCATACAACCATCTCTCTTCCAAG GTCCCAATGCCCCAAGCCAAGTTCCACTGGTTCTTCTTGAGGATGTATCAAATGTGTATGGTGATGTAGAAATTGATCGtaataaacacatacacaaaaagaggaaactagctgagggaagagaaaaaaccATG AGTTCAGACGACGAAGACTGTTCGGCAAAAGGAAGGAATCGGCACATTGTCGTCAATAAGGCGGAGCTCGCTAATTCCATTGAGGTGTTAGAAAGCTTTAAACTGGCCAGAGAGAGCTGGGAGCTGCTCTCTTCCCTGGACTCCCTTGACAAGG AATTTACAAGAATCTGTTTGGCCTGGAAGACAGATACTTGGCTTTGGTTAAGAATCTTCCTCACCGACATGATCATCTATCAG GGTCAATATAAAAAGGCAATAGCCAGCCTGCATCATTTAGCAGCTCTCCAGGGATCACTTCCTCAGCCGCAGATCACGGGACAGGGGACCTTGGAGCATCAGAGGGCGCTCATCCAGCTGGCGACTTGCCACTTTGCTCTGGGAGAGTACAGA GCACCACACGGTCACACGGGGCATCACCAAGGGCGTGAAGGAGGACTTCCGCCTGGCCATGGAGCGCCAGGTGTCCCGCTGTGGGGAGAACCTGATGGCAGTGCTACACAGATTCTGCGTCAACGAGAAGATCTTGCTCCTTCAGACTCTGGCCTGACCGGAGGCCTTTCTGCCGGTGGCAGCTCTGAGCCATGTAATTTTGGGGGAAGACAAACAAGCAGTGAAAAATGTTGCTGTTAA